One genomic window of Candidatus Zymogenaceae bacterium includes the following:
- the mtnA gene encoding S-methyl-5-thioribose-1-phosphate isomerase, whose protein sequence is MIHTTSKSDTGIETIRWLGDGIRIIDQRTLPAREEYLVLTSIDHVVDAIRTLAVRGAPAIGIAAVMGVALQARILTKDAQPTRESFLSSLDDALSYLASSRPTAKNLFWALERMRAVAHTADGDPRAIADALQREAVAVYNEDLTINRTLGDFGQELIQTGDRVMTHCNAGALATAGHGTALGVIRSAIAAGKNIGVIACETRPLLQGSRLTTWELTRDNIPVTLITDGMSGIIMQRRMVDMIITGADRIAKNGDTANKIGTYTHAVLAKEHGIPFYIAAPVSTFDPEAETGADIPIEERDQDEVRRILETRISPRDVPVFNPAFDVTPQHFITAFITEKGILYPPFGAAIASLF, encoded by the coding sequence ATGATTCATACCACATCGAAAAGCGATACCGGTATCGAAACGATACGGTGGCTCGGCGACGGCATCCGAATTATCGACCAGCGAACGCTTCCCGCAAGGGAGGAATACCTCGTCCTCACATCAATAGATCATGTAGTGGACGCCATCAGGACGCTCGCGGTTCGCGGAGCGCCGGCCATCGGCATTGCAGCGGTCATGGGTGTCGCTCTCCAGGCGCGAATTCTGACGAAGGATGCGCAACCGACAAGGGAGTCGTTCCTCTCAAGTCTCGACGATGCGCTCTCTTATCTCGCCTCCTCCCGCCCCACGGCAAAGAACCTCTTCTGGGCGCTGGAGCGCATGCGCGCCGTCGCCCATACCGCCGACGGCGATCCCCGTGCCATCGCCGACGCCCTCCAGCGGGAGGCCGTCGCCGTATACAACGAAGACCTCACCATCAACAGAACCCTGGGCGACTTCGGTCAGGAGCTGATACAAACGGGCGACCGGGTGATGACCCATTGTAACGCCGGCGCCCTTGCCACTGCGGGCCACGGCACCGCACTGGGCGTCATCAGATCCGCGATTGCCGCGGGAAAGAATATCGGCGTCATAGCCTGCGAAACCCGTCCGCTGCTTCAGGGAAGCCGACTGACAACCTGGGAACTGACGCGAGACAACATCCCGGTAACGCTGATTACCGACGGGATGTCCGGAATCATTATGCAGCGCCGTATGGTGGACATGATCATCACCGGCGCCGACCGCATTGCGAAAAACGGAGATACCGCAAACAAGATCGGCACGTATACCCACGCGGTACTCGCGAAAGAGCACGGCATCCCCTTTTATATTGCCGCGCCGGTCTCCACCTTCGACCCCGAGGCGGAAACGGGGGCGGATATCCCCATCGAAGAGCGGGATCAGGACGAGGTGCGCCGTATCCTGGAGACACGCATCTCTCCTCGGGACGTCCCAGTCTTCAATCCCGCGTTCGACGTCACCCCACAGCACTTTATAACCGCGTTTATCACGGAAAAGGGTATCCTGTACCCCCCCTTCGGTGCCGCCATCGCATCTCTTTTTTAA
- a CDS encoding AsmA family protein — protein sequence MKKPLKKAPIIAAGLLIAAAIVAAAVPYPVRNKSAMDDIQHLFSDIISRDVTIQDISLSLLAGPRIILHGVTIPDDPRISGETFLTAEKVVVSLSPVSFFSGAPVVDRVKISSGTLNIISDDAGRWNIATLGADRPTGEPNITDGAASLGWCGLFFRGMTYRVTEAVLCKMDVVVSTPAAVGDTTTTIEMNNVTVCLKNREALSMFDFDPSTFIDGPPVTGDVTARTDSGIIGGCAYTDLALSGSIGKQILVIDEATASIFGGKTVLTGLWDFSDTPWNLEISVCAWDIMANKILGVITGNGQHFFGAISCEGRFEGVGDSFSEITGNLSGEGIVRIEEGLIPAFNIRTELIALGLITNNSGMPHDLDTIYSSITGSFTLQDGAFTTAALAITSPEWDAIAEGTLELSGALVFDGDIFLSDTVTMEIKPAYFSELLSDASGKLTIPFYMSGSLEEPDFLLRPEFLTEKNAEDIFDDFQRQMEEKYKSGFSIRYNNISYPIQ from the coding sequence ATGAAGAAACCACTCAAAAAGGCACCGATCATAGCGGCTGGTCTCCTGATCGCCGCCGCCATTGTCGCCGCGGCCGTTCCGTACCCGGTACGAAACAAGTCGGCTATGGACGACATCCAGCACCTGTTCTCGGATATCATCAGCCGGGATGTGACGATTCAGGACATCTCGCTCTCTCTCCTTGCCGGACCCCGGATAATCCTGCACGGCGTGACCATCCCCGATGATCCCCGCATCTCCGGGGAGACTTTCCTCACAGCGGAAAAGGTGGTGGTTTCCCTCAGCCCCGTCTCGTTTTTCTCGGGCGCACCGGTGGTGGATCGGGTGAAAATATCGAGCGGGACGCTCAACATCATATCCGACGATGCCGGCCGATGGAACATCGCCACCCTCGGTGCCGACCGCCCCACAGGCGAACCGAACATCACCGATGGTGCCGCCTCCCTCGGCTGGTGCGGACTGTTTTTCCGGGGGATGACCTACCGGGTCACCGAGGCGGTTTTGTGCAAGATGGACGTCGTTGTGTCAACACCCGCGGCCGTGGGGGATACAACAACGACCATCGAAATGAACAACGTCACGGTTTGTCTGAAAAACCGCGAGGCGCTGTCGATGTTTGATTTCGACCCGAGCACCTTCATCGACGGCCCGCCGGTCACCGGGGATGTGACCGCCCGGACGGATTCCGGGATCATCGGCGGGTGCGCCTACACGGACCTGGCCCTTTCCGGATCGATCGGGAAACAGATACTGGTCATCGATGAGGCCACTGCGTCCATCTTCGGCGGCAAAACCGTTCTCACCGGCCTTTGGGACTTTTCCGATACACCCTGGAATCTGGAGATATCGGTCTGCGCATGGGATATCATGGCGAACAAGATTCTTGGCGTCATCACCGGAAACGGCCAGCATTTCTTCGGCGCGATCTCCTGCGAGGGGAGATTTGAGGGCGTCGGCGACAGTTTTTCGGAAATAACCGGGAACCTTTCCGGGGAGGGCATCGTCAGGATTGAAGAGGGGCTGATCCCCGCCTTCAACATCCGAACGGAGCTCATCGCCCTGGGGCTCATCACCAACAACAGCGGCATGCCCCACGATCTCGACACGATATACTCATCAATAACGGGAAGTTTTACCCTTCAAGACGGCGCCTTTACAACCGCCGCCCTCGCCATCACCTCCCCCGAGTGGGACGCCATCGCGGAAGGGACCCTGGAGCTTTCCGGGGCGCTGGTCTTTGATGGAGATATTTTCCTCTCCGATACCGTTACCATGGAAATCAAGCCCGCATATTTCTCGGAGCTTCTCAGCGACGCAAGCGGAAAGCTGACCATTCCGTTTTATATGTCCGGGAGCCTCGAGGAACCTGATTTTCTCCTGAGGCCCGAATTCCTTACGGAAAAAAACGCCGAAGACATCTTCGACGACTTCCAGCGTCAGATGGAAGAAAAATACAAAAGCGGGTTTTCCATCCGATATAACAACATCTCATATCCCATCCAGTAA